One Ananas comosus cultivar F153 linkage group 1, ASM154086v1, whole genome shotgun sequence DNA window includes the following coding sequences:
- the LOC109707533 gene encoding probable inactive receptor kinase At5g10020, which yields MDLLPHLPMLLVVVFFLFVVSPSSAAPADDVQALLEFKKGIQDRHVLDSWGGGGGGDGGGGAAACPGGWRGVVCDDAGNVVALALDGLGLAGDIKFSTLTGLSHLRNLTLSGNAFTGRLVPVLGSMASLQRLDLSGNHFYGPIPGRIADLWGLVHLNLSYNNFSQGLPPGIHNLQQLKVLDLRSNGLRGDVRDLLSELRNTEHVDLSSNGFYGDLTIEPQNISSLGNTARYLNFSYNQLNGKFFSVDSIAVFKSLETLDLSHNQLSGELPPLNTLYNLKVFRGGNNQLFGLVPEGLLESSMQLVEVDLSGNGFTGPVHTVNSTTLRNLNLSSNALLGPLPSSIGKCTSIDLSKNMLSGYLSAILSWEDTLETIDLSSNSISGSYPNGASQFRNLISIKIRNNSLSGSLPSVFGNYPKLSILDLSLNKLMGPILSALFTSSTLTILNLSGNGFNGSIPLLSSKSTESLVLPSYIHLESLDLSDNSLSGSLPPEIGNMQRLKLLNLARNELSGDIPSDLSKLTELEFLDLSNNQFSGKIPDMPQPGLKAFNVSNNDLSGTVPKSLEIFPASSFYPGNPLLVFPDGMPAGGDNTGIVESGTNHHKKSGVRVAFIIGSIGALMLIIFAVIALYMVRSQELCGRNGFKCHFSGRDLKIGRFSRPNMFKPQKDNSAPTTTISFSNDHLLTSASRSMSVQKELLAEAVEYSYEDPKGGSDSMISSMMDSTTPHFADSQLAEPPTKLDVYSPDRLAGELTFLDGSLIFTAEELSQAPAEVLGRSSHGTSYKATLDSGHLLTVKWLRVGLVKNKKEFAKEAKRIGTIRHSNIISWRGFYWGPREQERLIVSDYVYGDSLALYLYESTPRRYSRLSVSQRVKIAIDVARCLFYLHIDKGLPHGNIKPTNVLLTGPDLTAKLTDYGLHRLMTPSGTAEQILNLGALGYCAPELASTNKPIPSYKADVYAFGVILMELLTRRSAGDIISGQSGAVDLTDWVQMCNREGRGPDCFDRDIAGLEEAPRVMDELLAVSLRCILPVNERPNIKMVFEDLCSITM from the exons ATGGATCTGCTTCCTCATCTCCCGATgctcctcgtcgtcgtcttcttcttgtTCGTGGTCTCGCCGAgctccgccgcccccgccgacGACGTCCAAGCCCTCCTCGAGTTCAAGAAGGGGATCCAGGACCGCCATGTCCTCGACTCCtgggggggcggcggcggcggcgacggcggcggcggcgcagcggCGTGCCCCGGAGGGTGGCGCGGCGTCGTCTGCGACGACGCCGGGAACGTCGTCGCCCTCGCCCTTGATGGGCTCGGCCTCGCCGGGGACATCAAGTTCTCCACCCTCACCGGCCTCAGCCACCTCCGCAACCTCACTCTCTCCGGCAACGCCTTCACTGGGCGCCTCGTCCCCGTGCTTGGATCCATGGCGTCGCTCCAGCGGCTCGATCTCTCCGGGAACCATTTCTACGGCCCGATCCCCGGCCGGATCGCCGATCTCTGGGGCCTCGTCCACCTCAACCTCTCCTACAACAACTTCTCCCAAGGATTGCCCCCCGGGATCCACAATCTCCAGCAGCTTAAGGTTCTGGACCTCAGATCCAATGGCCTGCGGGGCGACGTAAGAGATCTCCTCTCCGAGCTGAGGAACACCGAGCACGTGGATCTAAGTAGCAATGGCTTCTATGGGGATCTCACCATAGAGCCGCAGAACATTTCCAGTTTGGGGAACACGGCGCGGTACTTGAATTTTAGCTACAATCAGCTAAATGGGAAGTTTTTCTCGGTGGATTCAATTGCGGTGTTCAAGAGCTTGGAGACATTAGACTTGAGTCATAATCAGCTTAGCGGGGAGCTTCCGCCGCTCAACACGCTGTACAATTTGAAGGTATTTAGAGGTGGGAATAATCAGCTCTTTGGGTTGGTGCCCGAAGGTCTCCTTGAGAGTTCAATGCAGTTGGTGGAAGTTGATCTCAGTGGGAATGGATTTACAG GGCCTGTGCATACTGTAAACTCAACGACTTTGAGGAACTTGAATCTCTCTTCAAATGCACTCTTAGGCCCTTTACCTTCTAGTATTGGAAAATGCACTTCAATTGATCTGAGCAAGAACATGTTATCTGGTTACCTATCTGCAATTCTGAGTTGGGAAGATACATTGGAGACTATCGATCTAAGTTCAAACTCAATATCGGGTAgctatccaaacggggcctctCAATTTCGGAATTTAATCTCAATCAAGATACGTAACAATTCTTTATCGGGTTCTCTTCCTTCTGTATTCGGGAACTACCCAAAGTTATCTATACTCGACCTTAGTCTGAATAAGCTCATGGGACCTATTTTATCAGCCCTTTTCACATCATCAACTTTGACCATTTTGAATCTATCTGGAAATGGCTTTAATGGATCCATTCCACTTCTAAGCTCAAAGTCAACGGAGTCACTCGTTTTACCTTCCTATATTCATCTAGAGAGCCTCGATCTGTCCGACAACTCTTTATCTGGGTCATTACCTCCCGAGATTGGTAACATGCAAAGgcttaaattattaaatcttgCGAGAAATGAGTTATCTGGGGACATCCCAAGTGATCTTAGTAAGCTTACCGAATTGGAATTTCTTGATCTATCAAATAATCAGTTCAGTGGTAAAATTCCCGATATGCCCCAGCCAGGTCTAAAGGCATTCAATGTCTCCAACAATGATTTGTCAGGAACTGTTCCTAAAAGTTTGGAAATATTTCCAGCTTCCTCATTTTATCCCGGAAATCCTTTGTTAGTTTTTCCAGATGGCATGCCAGCGGGAGGTGATAACACGGGAATAGTGGAAAGTGGGACTAATCATCATAAAAAGAGTGGTGTTCGAGTTGCTTTTATAATTGGTTCTATTGGTGCTCTGATGCTGATAATTTTTGCAGTAATTGCTCTGTACATGGTAAGATCACAAGAACTTTGCGGGAGAAACGGCTTCAAATGCCACTTTTCTGGTAGAGATTTGAAGATTGGGAGGTTCAGTCGCCCTAACATGTTTAAGCCACAGAAAGACAATTCTGCCCCTACTACAACAATAAGTTTTTCAAATGACCATCTATTAACATCGGCTTCTAGATCGATGTCTGTACAGAAAGAGTTGTTAGCTGAGGCAGTGGAATATAGTTATGAAGATCCAAAGGGAGGCTCAGATTCTATGATTTCCAGTATGATGGATTCAACTACACCGCATTTTGCTGATTCTCAACTGGCTGAGCCACCAACCAAATTGGATGTGTATTCACCGGACCGCTTAGCTGGTGAGTTGACTTTCTTGGATGGCTCCTTGATATTTACAGCTGAGGAACTATCGCAGGCCCCAGCAGAGGTCCTTGGTAGGAGCAGCCATGGTACGTCGTATAAAGCAACGCTGGACAGTGGGCACTTGTTGACTGTGAAGTGGTTGCGAGTTGGTCTTgtgaaaaacaaaaaggagTTTGCGAAGGAAGCAAAGAGGATCGGAACCATCAGACACTCGAATATCATCTCGTGGAGAGGATTCTACTGGGGCCCTAGGGAGCAAGAGAGGCTGATTGTTTCGGATTACGTTTACGGGGACAGCTTGGCACTTTATCTTTATG AGTCAACCCCAAGAAGATACTCCCGCCTATCAGTTAGTCAACGAGTAAAGATCGCAATCGATGTGGCTCGCTGTTTGTTTTACCTGCACATTGATAAGGGCCTACCTCACGGAAACATAAAACCAACTAATGTTCTCTTGACCGGCCCCGATCTCACAGCAAAGCTAACCGACTACGGTCTCCATCGCCTCATGACGCCAAGCGGCACCGCAGAACAAATACTCAATTTAGGCGCACTCGGGTACTGCGCGCCCGAACTAGCATCAACAAATAAGCCCATCCCCTCGTACAAAGCTGATGTGTATGCATTTGGGGTTATCCTAATGGAGCTCTTAACCCGGAGGAGCGCGGGTGATATTATTTCTGGTCAATCGGGTGCTGTCGATCTTACTGATTGGGTCCAAATGTGCAATAGGGAGGGCCGCGGGCCTGATTGCTTCGACAGAGACATCGCAGGGTTGGAGGAAGCTCCGAGAGTGATGGATGAATTGCTCGCGGTGTCTCTTAGATGTATTCTTCCTGTAAATGAGAGGCCTAACATCAAGATGGTATTCGAAGATCTTTGTTCTATAACAATGTGA
- the LOC109719906 gene encoding uncharacterized protein LOC109719906 isoform X1 — translation MARRSGTNCGFCERSNLASVCSICVNHRLNEYNLMLNPLRTRRESLYARLREELEAKKRADDQLNWRVSQNEKIKKLRDQLTNKKKQLSQEKAKLEELSNDLKLRYQLLNSASATLEKNRAEFSKYYTDFIYTQGLGHMAINSQRLHIQVVVIKQICKLFPIRRVNLDGEKKDGYKGPHDQICNARLPRALDPHSVPSEELAASLGYMLHLLNVIIPILAAPSLHNAGFAGSSSRIWQRETYWIPRSLSQRKISKHSVCQKLLLLGAEKKFHAKQALRLCIVNEYPLFIPRQNFCSSGGENSWSDKSSSNFGVASVESEKKSFLGAERSGSFNYSFASQHSMETHKDLQKGISLLKKSVACITAYCYNSLGLEVPSEASTFEAFARLLATLTSSRERRSAFSLKQAWSRSNKQVQQLNRSVWNINSGISSSSSLMDSMRTTIMPNFSDNILSNSTASFLYTPEMAEYGKSESLVAEDWDIIEHPTLPPPPSQSEDVEHWTRAMFIDATKK, via the exons ATGGCGAGGAGGAGCGGCACCAACTGCGGCTTCTGCGAGCGGTCCAACCTCGCCTCCGTGTGCTCAATCTGCGTCAATCACAG GTTGAACGAGTACAATTTGATGCTGAACCCGTTGAGAACTCGCAGAGAATCGCTCTATGCGAGGCTGAGAGAGGAGCTCGAGGCGAAG AAGAGAGCAGATGACCAGCTAAATTGGCGGGTAAGccaaaatgagaaaataaaaaagttgaggGATCAACTAACCAACAAAAAGAAACAACTCTCACAAG AGAAGGCTAAGCTTGAGGAGCTGTCAAATGATTTGAAGTTAAGATATCAGTTGTTGAATTCAGCTTCTGCAACG TTAGAAAAAAATCGCGCAGAGTTTTCAAAGTACTACACCGACTTCATTTACACACAGGGCTTAGGCCAT ATGGCAATCAACTCTCAGCGGCTTCACATACAGGTGGTGGTAATAAAACAGATTTGCAAACTATTCCCAATAAGACGG GTTAACTTAGATGGAGAAAAAAAGGACGGTTATAAAGGTCCACATGATCAAATATGCAATGCTCGGTTACCTAGAGCACTGGACCCACATTCAGTTCCATCTGAAGAGCTTGCAGCTTCTTTGGG GTACATGCTACATCTTTTGAATGTGATAATTCCAATACTGGCTGCTCCATCCCTTCATAATGCAGGTTTTGCG GGTTCAAGTTCACGCATATGGCAACGGGAGACATATTGGATACCACGCTCACTTTCTCAAAG GAAAATATCCAAACACTCTGTCTGCCAAAAACTGCTGCTTTTGGGAGCGGAAAAGAAGTTCCACGCCAAACAGGCACTTAGGCTTTGTATAGT TAATGAGTATCCACTTTTCATACCGCGGCAAAACTTCTGCTCATCTGGTGGGGAGAATTCTTGGTCGGATAAAAGTTCCAGTAATTTTGGTGTTGCTTCTGTCGAGTCGGAAAAGAAGTCTTTCCTTGGTGCCGAGAGGAGCGGCAGTTTTAATTACTCCTTTGCTTCTCAGCATTCCATGGAGACTCACAAGGACCTTCAGAAAGGGATATCTCTCCTTAAGAAAAGTGTTGCGTGCATTACGGCGTACTGCTATAATTCATTGGGTTTGGAAGTGCCTTCCGAAGCTTCCACTTTTGAAGCGTTTGCGAGATTACTGGCTACTTTGACTTCGTCAAGGGAGAGACGGTCTGCTTTTTCATTAAAGCAGGCATGGTCGAG GTCAAATAAGCAGGTTCAGCAGCTGAATAGATCAGTATGGAACATAAATTCAGGCATTTCCTCTAGTAGCAGTCTAATGGATAGCATGCGCACAACTATAATG CCAAACTTTAGCGACAACATCCTCTCGAACTCCACCGCCAGTTTCCTCTACACTCCAGAGATGGCTGAGTATGGAAAATCCGAGAGCCTCGTCGCCGAAGATTGGGATATAATCGAGCACCCGACCTTGCCCCCTCCGCCATCCCAGTCCGAAGATGTAGAACACTGGACAAGGGCCATGTTTATCGATGCCACCAAGAAATAG
- the LOC109719906 gene encoding uncharacterized protein LOC109719906 isoform X2 translates to MARRSGTNCGFCERSNLASVCSICVNHRLNEYNLMLNPLRTRRESLYARLREELEAKKRADDQLNWRVSQNEKIKKLRDQLTNKKKQLSQEKAKLEELSNDLKLRYQLLNSASATLEKNRAEFSKYYTDFIYTQGLGHMAINSQRLHIQVVVIKQICKLFPIRRVNLDGEKKDGYKGPHDQICNARLPRALDPHSVPSEELAASLGYMLHLLNVIIPILAAPSLHNAGFAGSSSRIWQRETYWIPRSLSQSNEYPLFIPRQNFCSSGGENSWSDKSSSNFGVASVESEKKSFLGAERSGSFNYSFASQHSMETHKDLQKGISLLKKSVACITAYCYNSLGLEVPSEASTFEAFARLLATLTSSRERRSAFSLKQAWSRSNKQVQQLNRSVWNINSGISSSSSLMDSMRTTIMPNFSDNILSNSTASFLYTPEMAEYGKSESLVAEDWDIIEHPTLPPPPSQSEDVEHWTRAMFIDATKK, encoded by the exons ATGGCGAGGAGGAGCGGCACCAACTGCGGCTTCTGCGAGCGGTCCAACCTCGCCTCCGTGTGCTCAATCTGCGTCAATCACAG GTTGAACGAGTACAATTTGATGCTGAACCCGTTGAGAACTCGCAGAGAATCGCTCTATGCGAGGCTGAGAGAGGAGCTCGAGGCGAAG AAGAGAGCAGATGACCAGCTAAATTGGCGGGTAAGccaaaatgagaaaataaaaaagttgaggGATCAACTAACCAACAAAAAGAAACAACTCTCACAAG AGAAGGCTAAGCTTGAGGAGCTGTCAAATGATTTGAAGTTAAGATATCAGTTGTTGAATTCAGCTTCTGCAACG TTAGAAAAAAATCGCGCAGAGTTTTCAAAGTACTACACCGACTTCATTTACACACAGGGCTTAGGCCAT ATGGCAATCAACTCTCAGCGGCTTCACATACAGGTGGTGGTAATAAAACAGATTTGCAAACTATTCCCAATAAGACGG GTTAACTTAGATGGAGAAAAAAAGGACGGTTATAAAGGTCCACATGATCAAATATGCAATGCTCGGTTACCTAGAGCACTGGACCCACATTCAGTTCCATCTGAAGAGCTTGCAGCTTCTTTGGG GTACATGCTACATCTTTTGAATGTGATAATTCCAATACTGGCTGCTCCATCCCTTCATAATGCAGGTTTTGCG GGTTCAAGTTCACGCATATGGCAACGGGAGACATATTGGATACCACGCTCACTTTCTCAAAG TAATGAGTATCCACTTTTCATACCGCGGCAAAACTTCTGCTCATCTGGTGGGGAGAATTCTTGGTCGGATAAAAGTTCCAGTAATTTTGGTGTTGCTTCTGTCGAGTCGGAAAAGAAGTCTTTCCTTGGTGCCGAGAGGAGCGGCAGTTTTAATTACTCCTTTGCTTCTCAGCATTCCATGGAGACTCACAAGGACCTTCAGAAAGGGATATCTCTCCTTAAGAAAAGTGTTGCGTGCATTACGGCGTACTGCTATAATTCATTGGGTTTGGAAGTGCCTTCCGAAGCTTCCACTTTTGAAGCGTTTGCGAGATTACTGGCTACTTTGACTTCGTCAAGGGAGAGACGGTCTGCTTTTTCATTAAAGCAGGCATGGTCGAG GTCAAATAAGCAGGTTCAGCAGCTGAATAGATCAGTATGGAACATAAATTCAGGCATTTCCTCTAGTAGCAGTCTAATGGATAGCATGCGCACAACTATAATG CCAAACTTTAGCGACAACATCCTCTCGAACTCCACCGCCAGTTTCCTCTACACTCCAGAGATGGCTGAGTATGGAAAATCCGAGAGCCTCGTCGCCGAAGATTGGGATATAATCGAGCACCCGACCTTGCCCCCTCCGCCATCCCAGTCCGAAGATGTAGAACACTGGACAAGGGCCATGTTTATCGATGCCACCAAGAAATAG